A stretch of DNA from Erythrolamprus reginae isolate rEryReg1 chromosome 10, rEryReg1.hap1, whole genome shotgun sequence:
AATTGATCAGCATTGTTTGAAAAATGCTTTTGAACAGTATTTGTGCATCTTTGAAAGGGTTGTGGTTTTAGTTCGCATTATATGTTGTGAATCTGAACTAAAATTCAACAtaggtatttaatttttaaacaaatattttgaATAAACACAGCAAAGCAAAAAGCCTGCAATGTCCCATGAAAGAAGGTGTAACTCAATGAGAATGTTAATACCTTTTGTTAATGCTCCTGATTTGGACACTGCCTTTCCAGCAAAAGATTCCAAGTTTTGGCATTCTTTTATTTCTCCAAGGACTCCTGTATTTCTGTTTGATGGTTGGAACTTAGTACTTTTTTCCCTTTGCATCTCATTCTGCCTTCTCCATGCCTCAATCTCCTCAGTGCCTTTTTTCCGTTCTTGTTCTTTTAggtcttctattctttttctttctgcttcTTCTAGCTGTTTGAGTTATAGGACATTCATTCTGAAATTATTTTTCTGTTAAAGGGCAAGCTTCATCATTAATGACGTGTAGGTAGGTAATTAAGATTCCCATTTTCAGAGACACTGCTTTCAAAAGGCTAGAGGAAAGTTAAATATAAGGCAGAATCTAGACGTAGAGGAGAGCCTGCCCCACCTGTGTCTCTTCTCTTCAGTATCATCTGAGCATAATGAGGGTTTGGAGAAATGAATCTGATTCCCAACAGCAAATGGTAGTTACTGAACAGTTAATTTTGATTACCGTACAATTCTATATCCACCTACTGATAGTATAATACCTCATTTCCGGGAGCATTTCAGTGTTAgccttttatttattgattttaatagACTTATAAGTTGCTCCAATCAATGATGCATgtatagtatacatagatatttcCAGCAGTTAAGAGTGAGGTAGGTGGAGACTGGATGTTCACCGGGATAACTCGTCCagtgaaggaaaaggaaaagttccACTCCAATGAAAAGGAGGTGAGTGAGGAGAAACAAAAGAACAGAGGGCACAGGTTGAGTAGAGAGAAGCTTCAAGGCTGAGGACTATGAACAGATGTGGGGAAACAAGTGTAATGGGACAAAGGAAATTAGAATTCAACTGTTGCAGAAAGAATAGAGGGCCAGTTGGCCTAAACTTGAGAAGCATTACAATAAGAAAAGGAACAAAAGGTGTGCCAGGGAATGAAACTGCCATGGCTTgagaaagaaaaattaagaatTAGCTATGGGGGCTCAGATATGAAAATATGAGGCCAACAAGATGTAGAGCTTAGATACAACGGACAGTAAAGCGCTGGATAAAGATGATCTCAGACTATAATTAAGAGGCCCTTATCGGAAGGACGGTCCTTCTGAAGAGGTGGTGTGGCAGTTGGGGGGGGagaacagggaggaggagagagtggGGGGCTTGCCATGGGTCAGAATGCGAAGGCTGTAAGACAAACGgagccggaggaggaggaggcccctTTACCTTGAGGGTGGCGTCCAGGGCCAGTCGGCCGCGTTCCCGTTTCTCCGCAGACTTCGCCGCTGCTTTCGCTTGGGCCTCTTCTTGAGCTTGGCGGACGGCCTCCGCGCGGATTTCCCGCATCTTCGCTTCGTTCCCTGCAAAAGCCGCGAGGGCTGGCTGCGAAGGGCCCCGTGGGGCAGGAGGACTCGGCCgccgcccccgcccgcccgcccgctcaccGTCCTCCGCCCGCAGCGACGCCCACGGGGCCGCCTCCTTCTTGAGCAGGGTGAAAACGACGCAGCCCTCGCGGATCTCGGCGCGGCTGCGCTCGGCATCGACGGGGGCGAAGAGCGCGGCTTCGAAGAGCAGCGGCGGCGCGCTCACCTGCGGGAGGCCGGGAGCAGAGGCGGGTCACCCGGCGTCCGTCGGCCGGGCCTTCCGCCCCCCCACCTCCGCCCCCCGGGCCCACCTTGAGGTAGCGCTCCGTGCAGAAGAGGCCGCGGCGGCGGAGGGGGCAGCCGGCCCCCAGCGGCACCGTCAGGCGCACCGCCTCGGCCGTCTGCTCCCAGCTGAAGTCGCGCACCCAGACGGGCATGGCGGCCGTTGCCAGGACGCCGGCCTGACCGGAAGGCCCGCCCCTCCCGCCGGAAGGGAATCCTTGGACGGGGTCGCGGCGCCCTCTTCCCGTTAGAGGCCAACTAGACAATTGGACGAGCGACGGATGCATCCAAAGCCGCCCCACCCCCGAGTTAATCGTTGGCGTGTGGCCCgctccacccccacccaccccagccacatagaaacagaaacgtCATTCCTATATTTCAGAGTGGTTCACACAGGCACCATGAGAGGAAATCAATTATATTACATAGTAATTTCATTTCTCCAGCCGGGAGCCGCCGCTGGTGGGCTGGAGGGGCGCGACGGGGgggaaacccacccaccccgctgctcctccagagccccccccccctgcggactccccccccccccccactcctagTGGGTCGCTCCGGATAGTGGCCCTGGCCCGAGGGCGGCCGGCGTGGCAGGTGCTTTCCGGCAACGGAGCGGGATTGGGAGTCGGTGGCACCCCGGcggacccacccaccccaaacatTTGGGCGAAAGAAGAGCGGCGCCCTGGAAGGCAAAGAGGCGGCAGGTACTGCAGGAGACTTTTATTTCCACTGTGCACCCCTCTGTGGAAGAGGGCAGAAACATTTTGGCATTTAGATTTCCACTTATTTTTGGCATGAGGTTTGTGCTACTAGCATCAGGACAAGCCTGAGAAGGGctgaggggaaagagaaagaacacGGGAAACATTCACCATGCTATCaaagggggtgtgtgtgtgttaaaaagcACATTATAAGCACGTTAAAAAGACATCCTAAAAGGTACATTCATTATCAGGCTGTCACCAACTGTCCTGGCGCAATGGAGTTCACTGAGCTGATCCCCTGagtcaaatataaaattaatataattcaGCTCGATTCCCCCATTGGCTGGCCAGCCGGTGACGGCCCTTCACAGAAGCAGCGGGAGTGGCCAGAGCCAGAGGCCCCTTGGCCAAAAAGCCTGGCTAGACTCTACCACTGGCCATTCTATCACATTTTAAAGAGCCATTGAGCAAAGTGCCAGGCCCGATGCAGAAggggccatgtgtgtgtgtgtgtgtgtgtgcagtgacAGGATTGagatggctggggggggggggagattcccACCATGTGTCAACTTGCCCCAAAAGAGTCCAGAGTCAGCAAAGAGTCGCCCCAGTGGTGAGGCTCACACTTCCTCCAATGCACAACTAGGAGCCACAGATTGAGAGCGGATTGAAATCTAGGGAGAGCCGctgcaccaaattccttgtgggtcccaTCACGAATTCGATTCCGTTTCAGATCCTTCAGGGACCCCCTCCCCCTCAATGGGAAACGGATTCCGGGCTTTGCCCCAAAGTGCAAGTGAGAGTCGGGAGGTGTTGCCACCCGGGCCGGAGGTGCCAGCCAAGGCAGCCCAGCCGTGCGAGGGGATGTCCCGGTGGTGCCATTGTAGCCCCCTTTTCCCACGGCTTCACCCTCCTGCTTGTGGGGCGGGGTGGCACTTGAGAACAAGAAGactacaagcagcagcagcgaaccAGTTGTTTTTCCAAAGAAAAAACCCAGCAAATCCTGTGGTGGCGATGCAGCTAGAGCTCTGACGGATGAGATGGAAAACGTAAAACTCTTTTAAAATAGATAATAATTTCAGAACAAAAGTAAGACCGGTGTCTTAAACCTGAAACCTGGGCTGAGGGTCTCCCGGTTGGACGGCAAAGAGGTCAGCCGCACCTGCCGTGATGGGTGAGGCTCACAAATTACGTGCAAC
This window harbors:
- the DNAAF4 gene encoding dynein axonemal assembly factor 4, encoding MPVWVRDFSWEQTAEAVRLTVPLGAGCPLRRRGLFCTERYLKVSAPPLLFEAALFAPVDAERSRAEIREGCVVFTLLKKEAAPWASLRAEDGNEAKMREIRAEAVRQAQEEAQAKAAAKSAEKRERGRLALDATLKLEEAERKRIEDLKEQERKKGTEEIEAWRRQNEMQREKSTKFQPSNRNTGVLGEIKECQNLESFAGKAVSKSGALTKDGNYGNMFSEKVKEDSVPSPRPPGSIVVHFTPRVFPTALRESRIPEEEEWLCKQAEARRIINADIAEIEDLKEEEKNPEWLKDKGNKMFETGNYLAAVNAYNLAIRLNNKIPILYLNRAACHLRLRNLHKVIEDSSQALDLLTPPVSKNAQARLKGHLRRGTAFCELELYTEGLQDYLAALKIEPTDQNIEREVEKIRSVIQGNQ